The Zonotrichia albicollis isolate bZonAlb1 chromosome W, bZonAlb1.hap1, whole genome shotgun sequence sequence gagccctggggaacaGCACTGGTGGCTGAACACCAGCTGGATGTAACTCCactcaccaccactctctgggcctggcAATCCAGGCAGTTTTTTACCCAGTGAACAGTGCACCTGCCCAAGCCAGGAGCAACTGGTTTCTCTGGAAAGATCATGTGGGAAATTATGTCCAAGGCATCCATGCATCCACAGCTTTTCCTTCATTCACTAGGCCGGTCACTTCATCATAGCAGATCAGACTGATCAGTCAGAACCTGCCTTTCACAAACCCATGCTGATGGCTGGGCCTGATCTCTAGTTGTCCTGCACATGCCAACACAGCATAAAGCTCAGTTTGCTTACCTCTACTTTCTGTGTTCTGCTACCTTTGCCTGTtcttgcttaaaaaaaataaaagaaaatctaaagaaattcttccttaatttttatttagctGAGGGGCATCATGACAGTGCTCTTACTCATGTTCATAATCATTGCTCATACTCATAATCATTGCTTTCCTGGGTGTTGCAGATCACAAGGTAAATAACATGTATTTTAGAATCTTTATCTAAGTTTTGAAGGTAAGAAtttcaccagctctgagctAATCCAAGCCTGAATCAAAACCAAAAGGTTGGACATCCCTACCCCATACTGGAACTGAACTAGCACTGTAATTTTTGCACACTGATTGGAGTATAAGGAGCTTCAGTACAGCAAGCCAAACCATACAATATTCAACCTTTGTAGTTGATAAGGACTTTGCTGTAATGCAGAGCCTAACAAGTCTCATTAAAATTATCATGACATATTCTGTCATCAGTGTTCTTGGTGTTTATAATGCTTTGCCTACCAACCACTTCTTACTCACTTTTGGTACCTGTGTTTTGTTTCTGCATCTTTAGCTTTCCCCAGTCTTTCCATTATACTTGTATTTGAAGACACAGATTCTGATACTTCTCAGTAAGATAATCCCATTGTATTTGGTGGTATGAATAGCTGAATATCGTAATCTGACTGTACAGGGTTGAACTGCCTGATTGAGTTGTGTTAGCTTAGTCTTGCTAAAGTAGCTTAATTGAGGactaaaacaggaaaaaaatatggagCAGCTGAAAAtgtattaatataaaaatacatcaaATATTAGAAAGACTGGTTAATGGTGCAGAAAAGCAAGTGTGATCTAAGGGAGATGAGAACCTGTGTATCTTGTAATTCATCTAAAGAAAAATTTTGAAAGAGTATATTGTGAAGAAACACGGTGTGTTCAAAGGTAAGTGGATGAAAAGGCTATGAAGGTTCTAGAGGACAAGATGATGTGAATCTTTGGGGGTTTATGTATGCTTTCAACACACTTTTAATAATGGAAGATGGGAAAACTTTGGgtgatttttcttcttcctcagaAGCCGTTTGCTACCATCTTGCTGCTGGTGTATGCCAATTCACATTATTGAGAGTTTTAAAATTCAACTCAGGCTGTTGTGAATAGTGCTAAGGTACAACTCGGTATGCTATGTTGCTGTTTGTAGCTAGAGTAAAATTACAGGAAATATCCTAGTTTTGGCTTTTGTTTCCAGGTTAAGGAAAACACATTAGTATTTCCTCCTTGTAAGTGTCACTGTGTTTGGAGTGAGGTTTTTAGTACTTAAGAAATGCTAATGGAATCTTGTTATGTTTCCAGGGTGGAGTATTGCTTCTGGTACTGGCATTATGCTGCAAGGTTGGTTTTCATATGGCATCCCGAAAACTATCTGTAGATGTAGGTGGAGCCAAGCGTCTTCAAGCTTTGTCCCACCTTGTTTCCGTCCTTCTGTTGTGCCCATGGGTTATTGCTCTCTCTCTGACAACAGAGGTAAGATAATaagtaaaaaagtaaaacattttTTGTAATGGTTGTGAATTGTAATTTAAatctttcctttaaaatatctTTGAAATTACCAATGTTGCTGTCTTTATTTTTGTAGTAAGCTTTGTTTGAAAATTTTCCATTATGCTTTTCTTCTATATTTGTTTTTTATCTGTGTGGTACTTTTAATTTCCTTGTTTGTATGATAAATGTGTTTCATCCTTCTAGCTCAGATACTATATCTTGGGTTCATCTACTAACATTGCACAAGCGTTAATGACTTTATAAATACAGTGCTCTTTTATCCCTGAGCAGTAGATCATTTAttgtcattttaaaaaatgctcttTATGCTTGTGTGCATGGGGAGAGTAGGCCATTGCAGCCATGGCATTGTGTATGGAATTCCTTTTATGAAcagaaaagtatttaaaattaagTGCTTCAGTGCATTTTAGATATGTATCTTTTTATATCTGGAATTATATGTTTATGTGATAAATTGAAAATATAAAAGTATTTATGTTTTATGGATTAGTGAAAACACTTGTAATTTAAGTGAACTGCATTTAATGCTATAAATACAATCACTCTTCTGGTGGGCAGTCctgtttgaaatttttttttttgttgcagaGTAAAGTAGAGTCTTGGTCATCTCTCATCATGCCTTTCATAACAGTCATCTTCTTTGTTGTGATCCTGGATTTCTACGTGGAGTCCATATGCTCTGTGAAGATGGAAGCTTCCACATGTGCTCGATATGGAtcctttcttattttcattAGTGCTCTGCTTTTTGGAAACTTTTGGATGCATCCAATAACAGACCAGCTTCGAGCTATGAACAAGCCACCACACCATGAAAGCACAGAGCATGTTCTTTCTGGAGGGGTGGTAGTGAGTGCTGTCTTCTTTGTTTTATGTACGTATTCTTGTCTAAACTATAGTAAATCTGTGGTCTGTGTGACTGGGAAGCCAATCAGAAAATTGAGGTGTTTGGAATTCTTTTGGACAAGCTTTTATGGATTCTTTGGCATAAGGCAGCCTGTAGCTCTTTGCTCTTCTATTGTCtgtctacaaaaaaaaaaaaaggaatgtgaTCTGTTGTGGAAGCAATGATCTAATTTTACGTAGCACTGAAATCCAATAATAAACCTCAAGATGAAGTTGGCAATCAATTTGCTGCCAGAAAATTTCATGTAAACTTTGATGGCTGATTAAACACATTATAAATAGCTGTGAAGCTtagaaacagcaacaaaaacttCAATACTTTCCTTGCAGCTGCCAATATCCTGTCCTCCCCCTCCAGGAAAGGGCAGAAGGGTACCCTTATTGGCTATTCCCCTGAAGGCACTCCTCTCTATAACTTCATGGGTGATGCATTACAGCAAAGCTCCCAGTCATTGCCCCAGTTTATTAAGGAGTCACTGAAACAAATCCTTGAGGAGTATGATTCTCGGCAGATCTTCTATTTCTTGTGCCTAAATCTGGTAAGTgcatggttttttttcttcaaaccCAATCACAATAGTGCATATATAATGAAAAAAGAAGAGTTATTCTTTAGAAGATTCCCATAATTGATTGTGGCATTTGACAGGGCAATTTAAGTAGTGGTCACTGATTTGTTGTCACAGTGCGGCACTGGTTCTGTGTGTTAGGGTTATACCAGTAACTGAATACTTGTATGATGGTATGTTAAGGTTGAGATACATCAATGTTGCCAGCAGGTGAAACTGATAAGGCCTCAGTGAAAATGATAAGGATTAGGACAACAAAGTAGAAGTTGTGGGATTGATTAGTGCCATATTGGAGCAGGCtagttttatttttagcttCTCTTTTTCTTGAATAGGAAAAGATGATGCAGTAAGCAAAACTGGTAGAACCTCATTTGCAAAGATCTGGAAAATAAGGGGAGAAACTTGAAGTATCTGTGTTAACTGTAAGGAATTCCATTATGGAATATTAAAGATTGGAAAAAAGTCTTTGAGCAGATGGATTTATAATAGTAAAATGTACAGGGTAAATGTATGTATTAAAAATGTTTCCTTGTGTACCTTTCTCAGAGCCAATACCTAAGATTTAAACAGTCAACTTACTAGTGAAGAAAATGTTGGCATTAACAGATTTATAGACATTACTTTTACACTAATAATGTATCAGATCAGAGctcttgtatttttaatataaaatacttAGAATTTGTCTGCAGAATGTCAGTCCaaaatttgaaacaaaaaatttACTCCTGTAAAGAGTTGGTTTTTATGTGTGAGTCTGTAAGGAGAGTGGGTTAAAAAATGTGTCTTTATAGACTTGGAGTGCATCATGTATTTCAttggaggagaggaaaaatggtCTAGAAACACTTAGAACGATACCTTTGAAAAATATTGAGTGTTCTATGAAAAGAATATCCATCTACCAAAACATTAATACACAAGTTaatatttaaggaaaaattTAAACTCTGTTTTGTTTTAGGCTTTCACTTTTGTGGAGCTTTTTTATGGAGTATGGACCAATAGCCTTGGTCTTATTTCTGATGGATTTCACATGCTTTTTGATTGTTCTGCGTTAGTGATGGGGCTTTTTGCAGCTCTGATGACAAGGTGGAAAGCAACTCGCATATTTTCATATGGGTATGTATCTTGGGTTCTTTAAGGACTGTTTGAAACTTAACTCTCCTTGCTCATTTTCAAAACGTCTTGGTATATATGGAATATTTTAGTAATGCATGCTTCTGTGTGTTTTTTGCTGTGTCTCTTCTCTTCCATTTGTACTCATGCTATTCTCTTCTTACCTGTCAAAAAAACGTGTCTGAAATGTAACTTTCATTTATCTCTACAAGTAAAACTTTTATCACTGTGAATATTCTTTAGAAATTGCCTCATGCTAGGCATTTATGTCAAACAGAAATCTATGTCAAAAACCAGTGTTTGTATGAAGATTTAGATTCAGCTGAAATAATTTAACTTTATATGTTTGCATAGCAGTTTAGCAGTTTGAAATCCTGAATGGGCAGTATATATAAGAGAATACTTCTACATTGTTTTATTATAATGGAGTTTGGACAGTTGGAAACTGGCCACCTCTTGACCAAAAAAATAACTCAGGAATTGAGACATGATTATGTGAcattgaggaaaaaaagcacagcAATCTTAATGCTGTATTGAAAGAATTATAACTTTATCTATTATAACTTTGACATTTGTTCAGAGTACCCATTCTTAACTCTCAAATGTATATATGTTTACTTTCAGGTATGGACATGTAGAAATTCTCTCTGGATTTATAAATGGCCTCTTTCTGATGGTGATTGCTTTCTTTGTCTTCATGGAATCAGTGGCAAGATTGGTAGATCCTCCAGATATAGATACAAATATGCTAACTGTAAGTGTTGTCCTTCTGTTTCATTGTAGTTTTGCAGTTAATGGTTCATTTATGTTTCATCTTCAGGGTGATAGTCCTGCCactacctgaagggagccttcaggagagctggagaggaatTTTTTGCCGGGGCATTTAgtggacaaggggaaatggcctcaaactgaagcagggcaggtatagattagatattaggaattAATTCGACattaggaggaaattctttactgagaAGGTGgtaaggcactggaacaggttgcccagagaagttgtggcttCCACAGTTTTCCTTAATTAAGTGCATGGTGGTTTTGGCTACCGTGTTGTAGAAAATAAGTTTGAATACCTGTGAGGATGCAGTGGAGCTAAAGACTTTTCTCCTTCTCACAGCTGGTGTCTGTTGGAGGGCTGATTGTAAACCTTGTTGGTATCTGCGCCTTCAGCCGCGCGCACTCGCACGGCGCTTCTCGGGGAGGCTGTCCCACACATGATCACAGCCATTCTCACCATGGCcacagccatgggcacagccatTCCCACAGTGACCATGGCCACAGCCATGGACATGCCCATGGGTCTTCTGGAGGAGGCATGAACACCAACATGAGAGGCAGGTACAGACTGTTGAATCGTAAGGCATGTACATGATTTGTAGGAGACTGAAGATTTTCAGGATCAGACCTATGCAGTATTATGCCTCAATCTAAAAACGCTTTTGAGGAGTGATCTGACAGTCATTAAATGCATATATAGGAATTGCTTAAACCATTTATGAATTTGACTTGAAGAAACGTGAGATATTTCTGTGCATATGTATGTAATACCTAAGGAACAATAAAAAGCAGTAATGCATAGTACTCactagcattaaaaaaaaggtcACTGTAAACCATACTCAAAGAGTTTTAAGTCCTTGTTTCTAAGTTCAAACTGGAAATGAAGGTACAATGTCTCTATCTATAAAGATATTACCATGTTTCTAGGAATCATGTGACAGCTGTTTGTAAAAATACTGGGAGGGGAATAAGAAGCAGGAGGGCGAATAAAGACCAGCATAgcatatgtttttattttgtgatttGTAGCATTGTAGCATATAAAACATAGCATTTGTTTTATATTATTGTGATTCAGAAGATAAAGTGGTAAAGAAAAACTTTGAAATGTGAAATCATGAAGCTAACTGAGATGGGCACAGTATGTGAAAGTTCAGCATAGAATTTTTTCCCTAGTAGTTAGAAAATAGTTATTTACCAACTGTCTAGCTTATAAAAAAACTCTTTAAAAATGGTGTTTTCTGTGTAAGCTTGTTAGAATATGGTGAGCAGTCTCATGTTTCATATGTTATTTTATGTCTTAACTAGATTATCCTGGTTGTTCATATTCATCAtgtctgtaatttttttaagtctgCATATAGTCATGTTTCAGTATTCTTTAAAATCCTGATGCCTAACTAGTACTAATCTTACCAGTGGTGGAAGAGTATTTTTCTATGCCCATTGAGTGTACATTGAAAATGAGCTCACAGTTAAAGCAGTAGAAAGTGTAAGATTCATAGCAGGAGCGCAAAAACAATTCTCTTGTAAAATTGGAGTAGAATTGGCATACAAAAAACAGCCAGTATATTCATGTATGTCCACATTAGCAAGCAATGTACACTGATCTTCTGACTCTCTGTTAGGGATCAATGAGTCCTTATATAAAGAGGTAAATGATTATGCTGTATTGTACAAATCCCACGTATTCACATTTACTTTAGTCTGTGGATGCCTGCCCACACCACTGGCCAatagattaaaaataattttttacaaTAATTTGCAATTAAACATTAGAAGAGCTAAATATTTCGTGTATTTTGTCCCAGGTTAGGCAAAGAGTCTACTCTGTTTAGATTGAGGATACTTAGTAAGCCTTACTAAGTTTCTGCTATTGAATATATACATACATTTTAGACAGATCTGTTAATCACTCTGTTTGTTTCGGTTTTAGGTGTGTTTCTGCATGTGTTAGCAGACACTCTTGGCAGTGTTGGTGTTATCATATCCACAATATTTATTCAGCAATTTGGATGGCTCATAGCTGATCCACTCTGCTCTCTCTTTATTGCTACATTGATTTTTCTTAGTGTTATCCCTCTGTTGAAAGATGCCTGTCAAGTGCTTTTATTGAGGATACCTCCAGAACAGGAGAAAGATCTGCATGCTGCTTTAGAAAAGGTACAATTATAAATGGTTTTGTATACAAACATACAAGGCTGTAACTGTTTTTAATGATTATTAAAATCAAGCAGATCAGTCAGCTTCTCTTGTCTTAGACAACTTCATGTCTCAAGTtgtttaaaatctatttttcagaGAGGTGACAGGATGACTAGTTCTAACTATAAAAGTTGGTTTGCAGCAAAAAAGACTTCCactgttttttggttttatggCTAGCCCATAATTTCAGACAAGCATGGTAACAGTTTGGTAAATGTACCACACTGTAGTTCTAAGAAAGTAATATACAGTTCCCTAAACCTGCATCCTTTTAAAACTTGTTACAAACATTCAGGGTACAGATTGTATCACAAGCTTGTAATTTCAAGTTTTCTGCTTTATCCATATCATGAAGGATATAGTGGTTCACAGTAGGTGGGATGGCAAAACTtaagctggttttttttctaattattttctcATTCTAGACTCTTCTTTTCCTGTCTGATGCAGTATGGCATCTGCCTTGAGGCTGCAGCTAGTCTTTGCTGTTGCCTCATTTTAAGTTCCTGCCCAGAATAGTAATGTGGACCTCAGTGTGGAGAATTCCTCTCTGTAAAAGAATGAGTTAAAAGTTCTTTGAGGATGCCATCAACTAGAGGCTTCAAGAAGGACTATTCTTATGGTGTCTTGTCAATTACTAGATGGCAAAATGTGTTCTTGTCTGcatgagataaagaaaaaagaaaagaacaaatggGAATTGTCTGGGAGAGATTCATGTAGTGAAAGGACAGTGACATGCAAAGTGTGGTTTCCCTTTTTGATGAGGGAGGACAGTAACTCTGAGAGACTGGGGAGAAATAAAGTACTTCTTGAGAACAATCAAAGACCAGTTGATTAAAAGATAAtaggaaaagcattttaaaaattacatcacAGTAAAAcagtgtgtttgctgtaggttGACCCTGTCCAGCAGCCAGGCATCCATACAGCCACTTGCTCAATCCCGTCCTttaccaccaccaccatcagTGGGGTGGGAGCATAAGCAAAAAAACCCTGGGAGCAATATAACAGGTGAAGGAAGAGcagtggaaaaaagaaagaaaaagcagtcCCCAAACAACAGCCACTTTAGAAGCCATAATCCTGCCTTCATCCTCTACCCCAGTTTTCAATGCTGAGCAAGGTGTTACATGGTGTGCCGTAACACACCATGGacagctgccctggctgtgtcacctccctgctTCTTGCCCATCCCCAGCCTATCTGCCAGGGCAAGGGCAAAGTGGGAAAGATAGAAAGCCTTGAAACTGCGTGATAGAAAAGAAATAGCCTGAGCAGTTCAGCAGTAGCCAAATCACTGGTGTGTTATCAAAATGGTTTTAAGCAGGAATCTAAAATACAGCACCCTATCAGCTGCTCTGAAAAACCATCACAGCCAACCCAGAACAAagatcaattaaaaaaaaaataatgtattatGGAAAAGAAGTTATGTCTTAACTGTTCAGCTGTGATAACTAAATATAGCTGCTAAACAATGAGGTAACCAGTGCCCTAATAGATGCTGGACCAGTATTCTGATTGGCCTGTCCATTTGTGTTCCTGTGATCTGTTCATAAatcaagggatttttttcctcatcctATTTAGCATTGCTCTTCTTGAGTTTTGATTTGACTTTTACCTTCTAGAATTTTACAGAAGTAGCAAAGTAACCTTTCAATACAAGATATTTCTGAATATAGCTTAGTTGGAAAGCTGCTGTGCTacagttttgtttccttgtgaAATATTATCCACCAATAGACATGTACAAggttaaaattatttaatttttgctAATGAAATTTCTTTGCAGATTCAAAAAATAGAGGGAGTTATATCCTACAGAGATCCTCATTTTTGGTGTCACTCTGCAAATGTTGTGGCAGGCACAATATATGTGCAAGTGGTATCAGATGTGATGGAACAGAGAATTGTACAGCAGGTACAGTGCAAGGTCTTGAGACTCTTAATTCCTTAATTTCCTACTCAGCCTCTCCCTTTTGGTCACAGACTGAAGTTTCAGTCTGACATGTAGGATTTTTCTTGTAGCTCTCCATTTTTGTCTCAGAGCTGGTCTCTAATGCTGTACTGTCCCCTTTCCTGCTAGCTTGAAATTAGTCATGTAAAGAGTTATTTGCTAGAACATCTGCCAAAACACTGACTGACAGTGGCACTATATCTGCTCTGAGAAAAGAAGGGGAGGTGTTAAAACAGGCctgcaaaacagggaataaACAGTAGAGATACCTGTATGCTAATCGCGTGTCTAAAACTGGATACCACTACGTATCTGccatgggtttttcttttccttaaaaagaTATATATTTCCTATGCACAAAACTGAGAGTCTCCTCAGTGTTGTGCAtaggaaatatatatatttttaaggaaaaagtgTGCAGAAGTTGCAAAGCCCTACCCTCTAAAGCTAGTCTTTGCTTTCCAAAGAATTGAATTCTTCACAATGATACATGGGGGTTTATTTTCTGCATTGCAGAGCCAGTATACCACAAGTTACTGTGAGATACATGTGAAGTGCAATACTAATGTTAACTGTACCATTCTGTTCAGGTCACAGCAATTCTGAAAGATGCTGGTGTAAACAACTTAACTGTCCAAGTGGAGAAAGAAGCTTATTTTCAACACGTCTGGACTCAGTACAGGATTTCAGGATGTCCTTGCAATGACGCAGCAGCTAGAATCCATGAAATACTACAAAGATGGTACTTACATCATGTGATACAAATTTGTATTTGCCAAAGGAGATGTAAATGGTCAAGCTAATTGAATCCATATTTGTATTTTTGCGAGGAGATCTTGCACATACATGTACAGAAACAAATGTACTACATATTTGAATTTTTGTAAGTGTCCTATCTTTGTTAATTGCATTGAGATGCTTTTATAAAGGAAACAAGGACTTGAGTACTTGCTGTAAATGTGAAAATAGTTGAAATCTTATATACTATACTTGGTGTTTATTAAACAGAAGTCTTGAAACTTGCAGATGAGCACAGATGTATTCCATACTTTCTCCAAGTGTGAAACAtcagtattttaatttcttgttaGTAGTGGGAAATAGAAGTCGTTTATATTGGAATGCAAACAATCAACAGCGCactacttttctttctttcaaagaTTGCTTGAAGACTcttggaaggaaaaaaccacTTTATTATGGGGATTAAAAAACATCAAGTCCTGTGTTTTGCATATTTTGTTAGATAATAGAAATATACAGTTTTTATATTATGTCTCAGCATACAAATATGATTTCTATACTTAATGCACCAGAACAAATATATGTTACCATTTTACATTTGTATTGAACTGGTTTTTGTAGAAGAAATACACAGATTTAACAACGAGAAatagggaagggaagaaaaattaaaacactttTTCCTGGGAAGACTCAGAATCATAACTCAAACCActtaaaataaaacttcttgTACTTTTTATATGAATAACtgcaaatgaaatattttaagtcTAGAAGTAATAAATCAGTGAGCATCCTAGCACTCTGCTAAACTTCATCTTTTCAAGATACGTTATCCTGTACTTGactcatttttttaataataccATTACAGCTGCAGATGTACTGTAGCCAACCGTACCTCCATGTATTACCTAGGGAAGAAGTTCAGGTTTAGAATGCTAAACTATGAAAGTAGTCTTGTGTGGACAGCCTGgttcaagcatggcttaaagaaagaggccatgaaagGATTCAGCTAAAGgaaaaaagcagcctttcccaggcttgattctgtaaataattaaggttctcagccacctttcatataaacaacaagattctcagaccgttctgtccttggctgctactgggagcagacagtcagtctgggaatagatatgaaggttttgggaatcttccatatcagggtgagaacactgatcttggtttcagtaaactaacttcaggtattgtaaacaaaaggaggagctgaagttttctctacagcctatcaggagctcagattttgcaatatgcatgaagtgaattaacactgttataaaaggtgcctgattgatgaataaagtggAGTTGATGCTGATAAATAAGGGTGGATCTCACCCTCTGACTTCAATAGTCTTGGACTTGACAAGTTGCTGAAATGAACAGTAAATTGAGACTTCTTGACTGGAAAGTGAAAGAGACTGCCTTTAAGAAAGAATTATGGATGTTGAGGACTTAAtactgcaaagaaaacaaatccatATGTTTAATGAAAACCTGTCAATGCAATAATAAAATGCATCTTCAGAGGTAGTTGTGCTTACATCTGTTCACAGGCTTCTTGTGCCCCCCTCTTCTTGTCTGTAGCACGTTAATATTTTCCCTGAAATTTAAGAAATTAATTCAGTGGTTAACAAGAACAAATACATCTTTCACCATCCCATGTATCATGGCAGTGTTGTTTTGTTGTACTGTTTTCTTGTTTCTGGTGTTCAGTCGTTCTTGACTACCATAATAAGAATAGACTTGATGTTAGTGAAATTGAAGGACAGAACAGAGTGATAAAGGAATTATTTAACTGGGAGAGATTTACCAGGAATGCAGTTAGGGATGTCCTTAAGCCATTCTGCTTGTCTTGTTATCAGATTGTTATACAACTTCTATGGTTTGTTTTGTTACTCTTAAAGGAGTTCCTCCTGACCTATGTTAAAACACTGTCTGCAGTACAAGACTGACTTGGAAAACCATGGTCAGAAAACTTGTAGAAGTTGCATTGCACTTGTGCACAGTGATGAATATAAAGTGCATAAATTGTGATCCCTCGTTTCTTGGGACAGCACTGGAGAGCCAGCCACCGCCTCAAAGCTGGATCCTGTTTTCTGCCCTTTTAACAGTGTTTTTCTTACCTTGTCTCCTCCAGAAGGCTTATCACTTTATGAGCTACAGTTATGCTCAGTCTAGAACTAGGGTGATGTTTTGCTTTAGAAACCAATCTCAAAGCTTCACTTAATGTTTACATATGCCACTCCTGTTTTGAGATGGTTGTACTAGACTTGATAATATTTCAGTAAACCCCATTGTGACATGAAATGAAGATGATGAAAAGGAGTGTATGTCTTTTAAAGCATTATCTTAGCATAATTGTAAAGCTTTTGTGCTTgtcacagcttcctctgagcaaATGGCCATTTCCTACTTCTGTAGCGGCAGAACCCAAAACAAATCAAGGTGGCTGCTCCTGTGATCGTGGCAGTGAAGATGGGCCCGTACCTGTATACTTCACAGGCAAGTGCAGACCTGCATGTTGGCTTGCATTTGGCAGGTTTTAGTAAGTTACCCAGCACACATGCACCGTGTTCTTcctggctctcctggcaggaagATGATGGCAACAAGCATTGTCTCTCTTTAAACATCCATTTTAAATTTGTTTAGTCTGGTAATAATCCACGAAAGAAGGGTTCAGGATTCCCCATAAGATCTATTGGAATTGTGCTGTGTGGGCAGGTTTTCAAATCGCAGGTGGAGGCCAGTTTGTTAATATCTTACTACTGGGAAGGCATGGGGACGTTCAATCGAGTCACCTGGTCGCATGCAGAGAGTTGCAACAAAACACTTTGAAAGATTAAACAGGTTTAAAAGGAACTCCGAACGAGCAGTCATGTGTATATAAAGAGGAAAATGTTCGTGTTTTCCAGTAAGGCTTTATTCCCTGGTGCTGAAGCCATGGGGTCGTGAGCAGGGCGCGAGTTGCGGAGACGCGGCAGGCCATGGGCGGCCAATCAGAGGCGGCGCCTGGGCGCTTGAACCGAGCGGTGCCGGCAGCGCGGCCCGTGCCGCTGCGCTCTCCTGCCCGGCGGGCTCACCTCGGTACGTGCGCGGTGGGGCCGGCTCGGCTCGGCGCGGGCGGGGGAGCCGAGCGGGAGCGAGCTGTTGCCGTGGCTCCTGGGGAGGCACCTGCGCCGCCCTTCGTGTCCTGCTCGCTCCTTCCCTTCAGCCTGGCGGGCAGTGCGGGGTACAGCCCGGGGGCAGTCCAGTCTTTG is a genomic window containing:
- the LOC141726808 gene encoding LOW QUALITY PROTEIN: proton-coupled zinc antiporter SLC30A5-like (The sequence of the model RefSeq protein was modified relative to this genomic sequence to represent the inferred CDS: deleted 2 bases in 1 codon; substituted 1 base at 1 genomic stop codon), producing MPSAGLAHSLAIMFGVFIWFFNRTLLLFEHSDVVVLSLLSVLFTSSGGGPAKTRGAAFFIIAIICLLLFDNDDLMAKIAEHPEGHHDSALTHSXSLLILIIIAFLGVADHKGGVLLLVLALCCKVGFHMASRKLSVDVGGAKRLQALSHLVSVLLLCPWVIALSLTTESKVESWSSLIMPFITVIFFVVILDFYVESICSVKMEASTCARYGSFLIFISALLFGNFWMHPITDQLRAMNKPPHHESTEHVLSGGVVVSAVFFVLSANILSSPSRKGQKGTLIGYSPEGTPLYNFMGDALQQSSQSLPQFIKESLKQILEEYDSRQIFYFLCLNLAFTFVELFYGVWTNSLGLISDGFHMLFDCSALVMGLFAALMTRWKATRIFSYGYGHVEILSGFINGLFLMVIAFFVFMESVARLVDPPDIDTNMLTVCFCMC